Proteins encoded in a region of the Augochlora pura isolate Apur16 chromosome 4, APUR_v2.2.1, whole genome shotgun sequence genome:
- the Cox5a gene encoding cytochrome c oxidase subunit 5A → MLRFTGNRIQSIVRKHIVPRTTALGVQNVRASHDEPEENEEDFNKRYTAYLNRPEIDHWETRQVMNSLAGMDLVPDPSIICAAMRACRRLNDYALAIRFLEVVRDKCGDRLNEIYPYILQEIKPTLDELGVNTPEELGYDKPELALANVYEMYG, encoded by the exons ATGTTACGTTTCACGGGAAACCGTATTCAGTCCATCGTGAGGAAACACATAGTGCCACGCACCACGGCCCTCGGTGTGCAGAATGTTCGTGCTTCGCATGATGAGCCAGAGGAGAACGAAGAGGACTTCAATAAAAGATACACGGCGTACTTGAATCGGCCAGAAATTGATCACTGGGAAACTCGTCAAGTTATGAACTCGTTGGCGG GTATGGATCTGGTACCTGACCCATCGATCATCTGTGCTGCAATGAGGGCTTGCAGACGACTGAACGATTATGCGCTTGCCATTAGGTTTCTGGAAGTTGTAAGGGACAAGTGCGGAGACAGGCTCAATGAAATCTATCCCTACATCTTACAAGAAATTAAGCCTACTTTGGATGAATTGGGTGTAAACACGCCTGAAGAGCTTGGCTATGACAAGCCTGAATTAGCACTTGCAAATGTATATGAAATGTATGGCTGA
- the Ewg gene encoding DNA-binding protein Ewg isoform X1 — protein sequence MVSLPNAESGTMDRISDDDDDEPSSGSETYEEGDLLTAAMDDDVTAQLAAAGWQIKHANGPVGVAAAAAIVSAKKRKRPHSFETNPSIRKRQQNRLLRKLRQTIDEFATRVGQQAVVLVATPGKPNSSYKVFGAKPLEDVVKNLRNVIMEELESALAQQAPPPVQDDPSLYELPPLIIDGIPTPVEKMTQAQLRAFIPLMLKYSTGRGKPGWGRDSTRPPWWPKELPWANVRMDARSEDEKQKISWTHALRQIVINCYKFHGREDLLPAFSEEDDKSNVLIQQSTPHSSSHQSHSSTQGQGGQSQQQQTVGVVRLSSTDSSKGNSSPAQIIAASPTALATATQMTAQYPTAVLQTITNPDGTVSIIQVDPNNPIITLPDGTTAQVQGVATIHTSQGEVQALAEVAGSAEGTSVAVDLNSVTEATLGQDGQIILTGEDGHGYPVSVSGVITVPVSASMYQTMVANIQSDGTMQVVTPMVQVPKVEPGNGETSIEAVTIQGHPMTMINAAGEHQVLQVISLKDANVLTKAMQAEVVKDEDSQQQQTVSSPE from the exons ATGGTATCTCTGCCCAACGCAGAGTCAGGCACGATGGACAGAATTTCAgatgacgacgatgacgagCCAAGTAGCGGGTCGGAGACATATGAGGAAGGCGACCTTCTTACGGCTGCCATGGACGATGATGTCACGGCCCAGCTAGCAGCTGCAGGTTGGCAAATCAAACACGCTAATG GCCCTGTTGGCGTAGCCGCAGCCGCCGCCATTGTGTCTGCGAAAAAGAGGAAACGACCTCATAGTTTTGAAACGAATCCCAGCATCAGGAAGAGACAACAAAACAGACTTCTGAGGAAACTCAGA CAAACAATAGATGAATTCGCAACGCGAGTTGGACAGCAGGCAGTGGTGTTAGTAGCCACACCTGGAAAGCCAAACAGTAGTTATAAAGTATTCGGAGCGAAACCGTTAGAAGATGTAGTAAAGAATTTAAGGAATGTTATTATGGAAGAACTTGAAAGCGCGCTCGCGCAACAAGCTCCACCTCCAGTACAAGACGATCCATCCTTATACGAATTACCACCTCTCATAATAGATGGGATACCTACCCCTGTGGAGAAAATGACACAAGCTCAGCTCAGGGCGTTCATCCCCTTGATGCTGAAGTATTCCACTGGTAGGGGTAAACCTGGCTGGGGCAGGGATAGCACACGGCCACCTTGGTGGCCGAAAGAATTACCATGGGCAAACGTTCGTATGGACGCAAGATCCGAGGATGAGAAGCAAAAG aTTTCCTGGACGCACGCATTAAgacaaattgtaataaactgttataaatTTCATGGAAGAGAAGATCTTCTACCTGCGTTCAGCGAAGAGGACGACAAGTCAAACGTGCTGATACAACAGTCAACTCCTCATTCCTCGTCTCATCAGTCACATTCGTCCACCCAGGGGCAAGGTGGACAATCGCAACAACAACAGACGGTGGGAGTTGTTCGCCTGAGCAGCACGGATTCATCTAAGGGAAACTCTTCGCCAGCACAAATCATTGCCGCGTCTCCTACAGCTCTTGCCACTGCCACTCAG ATGACGGCCCAATATCCAACGGCAGTTTTGCAAACGATAACAAATCCTGATGGCACTGTCTCCATTATCCAAGTGGACCCCAATAACCCAATAATCACGTTACCAGATGGTACAACAGCACAAGTGCAAGGCGTTGCTACC ATTCATACGAGTCAAGGGGAAGTTCAAGCACTCGCTGAAGTGGCAGGTAGCGCAGAGGGTACTAGCGTCGCTGTCGACCTAAACAGTGTTACAGAAGCGACACTAGGCCAAGACGGTCAGATCATTCTCACAGGAGAAGACGGACACG GCTATCCTGTCTCGGTGTCGGGAGTAATTACGGTACCGGTATCCGCTAGTATGTATCAGACAATGGTCGCCAATATACAGAGTGACGGTACGATGCAAGTAGTCACGCCGATGGTCCAAGTACCGAAAGTCGAGCCGGGGAACGGAGAGACTAGCATCGAGGCCGTTACTATACAGGGTCATCCTATGACAATGATTAACGCAGCCGGCGAGCATCAAGTTTTGCAAGTGATATCGTTGAAGGATGCCAATGTCCTCACCAAAGCCATGCAGGCCGAAGTAGTGAAGGACGAGGATAGTCAGCAACAACAAACCGTCTCTAGTCCAGAATAA
- the Ewg gene encoding DNA-binding protein Ewg isoform X3, with the protein MVSLPNAESGTMDRISDDDDDEPSSGSETYEEGDLLTAAMDDDVTAQLAAAGWQIKHANGPVGVAAAAAIVSAKKRKRPHSFETNPSIRKRQQNRLLRKLRQTIDEFATRVGQQAVVLVATPGKPNSSYKVFGAKPLEDVVKNLRNVIMEELESALAQQAPPPVQDDPSLYELPPLIIDGIPTPVEKMTQAQLRAFIPLMLKYSTGRGKPGWGRDSTRPPWWPKELPWANVRMDARSEDEKQKISWTHALRQIVINCYKFHGREDLLPAFSEEDDKSNVLIQQSTPHSSSHQSHSSTQGQGGQSQQQQTMTAQYPTAVLQTITNPDGTVSIIQVDPNNPIITLPDGTTAQVQGVATIHTSQGEVQALAEVAGSAEGTSVAVDLNSVTEATLGQDGQIILTGEDGHGYPVSVSGVITVPVSASMYQTMVANIQSDGTMQVVTPMVQVPKVEPGNGETSIEAVTIQGHPMTMINAAGEHQVLQVISLKDANVLTKAMQAEVVKDEDSQQQQTVSSPE; encoded by the exons ATGGTATCTCTGCCCAACGCAGAGTCAGGCACGATGGACAGAATTTCAgatgacgacgatgacgagCCAAGTAGCGGGTCGGAGACATATGAGGAAGGCGACCTTCTTACGGCTGCCATGGACGATGATGTCACGGCCCAGCTAGCAGCTGCAGGTTGGCAAATCAAACACGCTAATG GCCCTGTTGGCGTAGCCGCAGCCGCCGCCATTGTGTCTGCGAAAAAGAGGAAACGACCTCATAGTTTTGAAACGAATCCCAGCATCAGGAAGAGACAACAAAACAGACTTCTGAGGAAACTCAGA CAAACAATAGATGAATTCGCAACGCGAGTTGGACAGCAGGCAGTGGTGTTAGTAGCCACACCTGGAAAGCCAAACAGTAGTTATAAAGTATTCGGAGCGAAACCGTTAGAAGATGTAGTAAAGAATTTAAGGAATGTTATTATGGAAGAACTTGAAAGCGCGCTCGCGCAACAAGCTCCACCTCCAGTACAAGACGATCCATCCTTATACGAATTACCACCTCTCATAATAGATGGGATACCTACCCCTGTGGAGAAAATGACACAAGCTCAGCTCAGGGCGTTCATCCCCTTGATGCTGAAGTATTCCACTGGTAGGGGTAAACCTGGCTGGGGCAGGGATAGCACACGGCCACCTTGGTGGCCGAAAGAATTACCATGGGCAAACGTTCGTATGGACGCAAGATCCGAGGATGAGAAGCAAAAG aTTTCCTGGACGCACGCATTAAgacaaattgtaataaactgttataaatTTCATGGAAGAGAAGATCTTCTACCTGCGTTCAGCGAAGAGGACGACAAGTCAAACGTGCTGATACAACAGTCAACTCCTCATTCCTCGTCTCATCAGTCACATTCGTCCACCCAGGGGCAAGGTGGACAATCGCAACAACAACAGACG ATGACGGCCCAATATCCAACGGCAGTTTTGCAAACGATAACAAATCCTGATGGCACTGTCTCCATTATCCAAGTGGACCCCAATAACCCAATAATCACGTTACCAGATGGTACAACAGCACAAGTGCAAGGCGTTGCTACC ATTCATACGAGTCAAGGGGAAGTTCAAGCACTCGCTGAAGTGGCAGGTAGCGCAGAGGGTACTAGCGTCGCTGTCGACCTAAACAGTGTTACAGAAGCGACACTAGGCCAAGACGGTCAGATCATTCTCACAGGAGAAGACGGACACG GCTATCCTGTCTCGGTGTCGGGAGTAATTACGGTACCGGTATCCGCTAGTATGTATCAGACAATGGTCGCCAATATACAGAGTGACGGTACGATGCAAGTAGTCACGCCGATGGTCCAAGTACCGAAAGTCGAGCCGGGGAACGGAGAGACTAGCATCGAGGCCGTTACTATACAGGGTCATCCTATGACAATGATTAACGCAGCCGGCGAGCATCAAGTTTTGCAAGTGATATCGTTGAAGGATGCCAATGTCCTCACCAAAGCCATGCAGGCCGAAGTAGTGAAGGACGAGGATAGTCAGCAACAACAAACCGTCTCTAGTCCAGAATAA
- the Ewg gene encoding DNA-binding protein Ewg isoform X2 — MVSLPNAESGTMDRISDDDDDEPSSGSETYEEGDLLTAAMDDDVTAQLAAAGPVGVAAAAAIVSAKKRKRPHSFETNPSIRKRQQNRLLRKLRQTIDEFATRVGQQAVVLVATPGKPNSSYKVFGAKPLEDVVKNLRNVIMEELESALAQQAPPPVQDDPSLYELPPLIIDGIPTPVEKMTQAQLRAFIPLMLKYSTGRGKPGWGRDSTRPPWWPKELPWANVRMDARSEDEKQKISWTHALRQIVINCYKFHGREDLLPAFSEEDDKSNVLIQQSTPHSSSHQSHSSTQGQGGQSQQQQTVGVVRLSSTDSSKGNSSPAQIIAASPTALATATQMTAQYPTAVLQTITNPDGTVSIIQVDPNNPIITLPDGTTAQVQGVATIHTSQGEVQALAEVAGSAEGTSVAVDLNSVTEATLGQDGQIILTGEDGHGYPVSVSGVITVPVSASMYQTMVANIQSDGTMQVVTPMVQVPKVEPGNGETSIEAVTIQGHPMTMINAAGEHQVLQVISLKDANVLTKAMQAEVVKDEDSQQQQTVSSPE; from the exons ATGGTATCTCTGCCCAACGCAGAGTCAGGCACGATGGACAGAATTTCAgatgacgacgatgacgagCCAAGTAGCGGGTCGGAGACATATGAGGAAGGCGACCTTCTTACGGCTGCCATGGACGATGATGTCACGGCCCAGCTAGCAGCTGCAG GCCCTGTTGGCGTAGCCGCAGCCGCCGCCATTGTGTCTGCGAAAAAGAGGAAACGACCTCATAGTTTTGAAACGAATCCCAGCATCAGGAAGAGACAACAAAACAGACTTCTGAGGAAACTCAGA CAAACAATAGATGAATTCGCAACGCGAGTTGGACAGCAGGCAGTGGTGTTAGTAGCCACACCTGGAAAGCCAAACAGTAGTTATAAAGTATTCGGAGCGAAACCGTTAGAAGATGTAGTAAAGAATTTAAGGAATGTTATTATGGAAGAACTTGAAAGCGCGCTCGCGCAACAAGCTCCACCTCCAGTACAAGACGATCCATCCTTATACGAATTACCACCTCTCATAATAGATGGGATACCTACCCCTGTGGAGAAAATGACACAAGCTCAGCTCAGGGCGTTCATCCCCTTGATGCTGAAGTATTCCACTGGTAGGGGTAAACCTGGCTGGGGCAGGGATAGCACACGGCCACCTTGGTGGCCGAAAGAATTACCATGGGCAAACGTTCGTATGGACGCAAGATCCGAGGATGAGAAGCAAAAG aTTTCCTGGACGCACGCATTAAgacaaattgtaataaactgttataaatTTCATGGAAGAGAAGATCTTCTACCTGCGTTCAGCGAAGAGGACGACAAGTCAAACGTGCTGATACAACAGTCAACTCCTCATTCCTCGTCTCATCAGTCACATTCGTCCACCCAGGGGCAAGGTGGACAATCGCAACAACAACAGACGGTGGGAGTTGTTCGCCTGAGCAGCACGGATTCATCTAAGGGAAACTCTTCGCCAGCACAAATCATTGCCGCGTCTCCTACAGCTCTTGCCACTGCCACTCAG ATGACGGCCCAATATCCAACGGCAGTTTTGCAAACGATAACAAATCCTGATGGCACTGTCTCCATTATCCAAGTGGACCCCAATAACCCAATAATCACGTTACCAGATGGTACAACAGCACAAGTGCAAGGCGTTGCTACC ATTCATACGAGTCAAGGGGAAGTTCAAGCACTCGCTGAAGTGGCAGGTAGCGCAGAGGGTACTAGCGTCGCTGTCGACCTAAACAGTGTTACAGAAGCGACACTAGGCCAAGACGGTCAGATCATTCTCACAGGAGAAGACGGACACG GCTATCCTGTCTCGGTGTCGGGAGTAATTACGGTACCGGTATCCGCTAGTATGTATCAGACAATGGTCGCCAATATACAGAGTGACGGTACGATGCAAGTAGTCACGCCGATGGTCCAAGTACCGAAAGTCGAGCCGGGGAACGGAGAGACTAGCATCGAGGCCGTTACTATACAGGGTCATCCTATGACAATGATTAACGCAGCCGGCGAGCATCAAGTTTTGCAAGTGATATCGTTGAAGGATGCCAATGTCCTCACCAAAGCCATGCAGGCCGAAGTAGTGAAGGACGAGGATAGTCAGCAACAACAAACCGTCTCTAGTCCAGAATAA